AACTGCTGTAAGCCCATCTTATTAAGATTTGCCCTGGATGACTATTTTTAAGATATATTCTGGATATTGTTATTGAGATTTACGCTGGATAACTGTTTTTGAGACCTTCTCTAAATTCTTTTTTAAGATATTCTCCGGGCTAATTTTTTGAGACTCACGCCGAGTGAATTTTTCAGGTTCATCCTGCGATTTATTTTCACTTTACGGTGGTACATAGACCACCATGCCCCGATAATGGCAATATAAATATATTTATTTGAATTAATACTGAAACTTATTTAAATAACTAAATTAAATATACCAATAAATATTAGTAAGTTTAACGAATTTCTTTTAAGGGAATATTTATTCCGGTAAAAAAATAATGCATGTAAGTTCATGTAAGGCTGCGAAAGTTAGGGGGAAAAATAATACGGAGGCCGTTGCCTGTGAAAAATATACTTGTTGTTGAAGACAATCCGTTAATTATGGAACTTGTCAGGACTTTATTGCTCTCATTCGGGTATGAGTCACTGGAAGCTTATGATGGGATTACAGCCTTAAGACTTTGTAAAAAATATAAATTAAACTTAATATTATTAGATATACAGTTACCCGGGATTGATGGGGCAGAGGTACTAAAAATATTAAAAGAAGACCCTGGGACAGAGGAAATCCCTGTTGTTGCTTTTACAGCCCATGCCATGCGTGGAGATGAGGAGAAGTTTCTGAAAGCAGGGTGCAGTGCTTATATTTCCAAGCCCATCGACATCCAGAGGTTTAAATCTGTTGTAGAAAAATTCATTGCATGAAGTGAAAACTGGAATCAAGAGTATTATCTTTACTTATGGGGTTTATATAATGCCAGATCTTTTCAAGGGTCTATTTGGGAAAAAATCGAATGAACTGTTCATTATTCTAGCTGTCGGTCTCTTATTCACATTCTTTGCCTCGTATTTTGGCCTTTTCGAATCCATTGTTTTATTTGTTGAAGAATACAATCCCCGGAAACTTGGGGGTCTTCTCACTCTCTCAGTCTATCTCGCTTTTGCTCTTGGAATTTTTTCCCTGAGGCGCTGGATGGAACTTGAAAATGCTCTGGTGCTTCAGGAGAAGACAGAAGAAAGCCTCAAAGAAAAAGATAAAAGATACAGGGCTCTCTTTGAACATTCAAATGATGCGATCATAATTCTTAACGGTGAAAAAGTCCTGGACCTCAATAAAAAAGGACGTGAAGCCTTCGGACTGGGTGCGAGGGAGCTTGATAATATCTCAATTGGGTCTCTGTTGTCTGAAAAAGATCTACCGGCAGTTAGAGATGCCCTGAAAACAACCCTCGAAAACGGGAGTGCATGTTTTGAAATGAAATTTCGGAAGCAGAATGGAGAGGTTATTGATGTGGAGGTCAGCTCTTCCTTCCTGAGCCTTGAGGAAGGAGAAATACAGTGTGTTGCAAGGGATATAACCACACGTAAAAAAGCTGAAAAAAATGAACGTGAAAGCCGGGAAAGGCTCAAAAAAATAATAGACAATGCACTTTGCGGTATCCTGCTTGTAGATGCCTCCACGCACGAAATTGTAGATGCGAATCCAGCAGCAGTAGAAGCAATAGGACTTCCAGGGCACAGGCTCACAGGAAACGTCTGTCATAAGTTCATTTGCCCTGTTGAGGAAGGGAAATGTCCGATAACAGACTTCAAGCAGTCCGTAGATAAGTCTGAAAGGATGCTTCTCAACGGAAAAGGGGAATCGTTTCCCGTCCTGA
This window of the Methanosarcina mazei S-6 genome carries:
- a CDS encoding response regulator encodes the protein MKNILVVEDNPLIMELVRTLLLSFGYESLEAYDGITALRLCKKYKLNLILLDIQLPGIDGAEVLKILKEDPGTEEIPVVAFTAHAMRGDEEKFLKAGCSAYISKPIDIQRFKSVVEKFIA